A genomic window from Levilactobacillus yonginensis includes:
- a CDS encoding YjzD family protein: MKWLESNLVVIFWAVIFGEVVGYIGGTLEQMTWKPLQMGVSMAVVALIAVNGITLLSRDDQASSEK; encoded by the coding sequence GTGAAGTGGCTTGAATCTAATTTAGTCGTGATTTTCTGGGCGGTTATCTTCGGTGAAGTTGTTGGTTACATTGGCGGAACTCTGGAACAAATGACCTGGAAGCCCCTACAAATGGGAGTTTCAATGGCAGTTGTTGCTTTGATTGCGGTCAACGGAATCACGCTACTCAGCCGTGATGACCAAGCTTCGAGCGAAAAATAA
- a CDS encoding GTP pyrophosphokinase family protein, producing MTDTTNNLPAQFPNDPTSLEAIDRFRSLMLNYRSAVQVVETKIHYLDQEYRIQNGHTLVDSLQSRIKSPESILEKVQRKHLNFDFETLPQQMHDIAGIRIIVRFEDDILAMERRLEKQPDIKVLNRKDYVSKPKPNGYRSLHLILAVPVFLAAGVEEVTVEVQIRTIAMNFWASLEHELSYKKNVQHQDELRHELVAKAELVHQLDQDMNAIKNQIRAEEKRS from the coding sequence ATGACAGATACGACAAATAATTTGCCCGCCCAGTTTCCTAATGACCCAACGTCTCTAGAAGCAATCGATCGGTTTCGCTCGTTGATGTTGAATTACCGGAGTGCTGTGCAGGTTGTGGAGACGAAGATTCACTACTTGGACCAAGAATATCGCATTCAAAATGGTCATACATTGGTGGATAGTCTCCAGTCCCGGATCAAGTCACCCGAAAGTATTTTGGAAAAGGTGCAACGGAAGCATTTGAATTTTGACTTTGAGACGTTACCGCAACAGATGCATGACATCGCGGGTATTCGGATTATCGTGCGATTTGAGGACGATATTTTAGCTATGGAGCGGCGGCTAGAAAAACAACCGGACATTAAAGTTTTGAACCGTAAGGACTACGTATCGAAGCCTAAGCCAAACGGGTATCGAAGCTTGCATTTAATCCTGGCAGTCCCGGTCTTTCTGGCAGCGGGTGTCGAAGAGGTAACGGTTGAGGTACAGATCCGTACGATTGCCATGAACTTCTGGGCTTCGCTGGAACATGAGTTAAGTTATAAGAAAAACGTCCAGCACCAGGATGAACTACGACATGAACTGGTGGCGAAGGCTGAGTTGGTTCATCAACTCGACCAGGATATGAATGCCATTAAAAACCAGATTCGGGCGGAGGAAAAGCGGTCCTAA
- a CDS encoding multidrug efflux MFS transporter, whose product MGTRKGKSEQWRRNLAVLWLGTFIAGMGFSEIMPFLSLYVEGLGHFTKGQVTIYSGLTYAATFFVIAAVSPLWGKLADRKGRKLMLLRSSIGMAIVIGLMGFVTNVWQLIGLRFLQGFFAGYIPNASALIAAETPKEKSGNALGVLTTGYVSGNLIGPVLGGILAQVFTIRWTFLLTGFFLIVVFILSATLVHEHFTPISREKQAQAGSWLKQVKNPKLVLVLLVSTMFIQMGNNSITPIISLYVKQLMNGTGPITLVAGIIAALPGISTLLAAPKLGEYGDRHGTQRVLVFGYVFAVLMYFPQGFVSSVWLLGVFRFMIGVSDGALFPAVQTMLTKNAPHSLVGTVFSWNQSFQALGSMLGALVGGLVANWFNYSGVFTFTAFTLLLNFLLLWWLIPEIRQWRSKPTKRNINE is encoded by the coding sequence GTGGGAACACGCAAAGGTAAATCTGAACAGTGGCGGCGGAATTTGGCCGTTTTGTGGTTAGGAACGTTTATTGCTGGCATGGGTTTCAGTGAAATTATGCCATTTTTATCGTTGTACGTTGAAGGTTTGGGCCACTTTACGAAGGGCCAAGTCACCATTTACAGTGGGTTGACCTATGCGGCCACCTTCTTCGTCATTGCGGCGGTTTCACCGCTGTGGGGCAAGCTGGCCGATCGTAAGGGTCGGAAATTGATGTTACTCCGGTCATCAATCGGGATGGCCATCGTGATTGGCCTCATGGGCTTTGTGACGAACGTTTGGCAGTTGATTGGCTTGCGTTTTTTGCAGGGCTTTTTTGCCGGTTATATTCCTAACGCTAGTGCGCTGATTGCTGCCGAAACGCCCAAGGAAAAGAGTGGCAACGCGTTGGGTGTGCTGACAACGGGGTACGTGAGTGGGAACTTGATTGGCCCAGTTTTGGGTGGTATTTTGGCCCAGGTTTTCACGATTCGCTGGACTTTTCTGTTGACTGGTTTCTTCTTGATTGTGGTCTTTATTCTAAGCGCCACGTTGGTCCACGAACATTTCACCCCCATCAGCCGCGAGAAACAAGCGCAAGCGGGTAGTTGGCTCAAACAGGTTAAAAATCCTAAACTCGTTTTGGTGTTGTTAGTTTCAACCATGTTTATTCAAATGGGGAATAACTCCATCACGCCAATTATCAGTCTGTACGTCAAACAACTCATGAATGGTACGGGACCAATTACGTTGGTTGCCGGGATCATTGCGGCGTTACCCGGAATTTCAACGCTGTTAGCGGCACCTAAGCTAGGTGAGTACGGTGACCGTCACGGGACACAACGAGTGTTGGTCTTCGGGTACGTCTTTGCCGTCTTAATGTACTTTCCGCAAGGCTTCGTGTCCAGTGTCTGGCTACTTGGCGTGTTCCGGTTCATGATTGGCGTCTCCGATGGGGCGCTATTCCCGGCCGTCCAAACAATGTTGACCAAGAACGCGCCTCACTCATTGGTGGGAACGGTCTTCAGCTGGAACCAATCCTTCCAAGCACTCGGCAGTATGCTGGGAGCGCTAGTTGGGGGATTAGTGGCCAATTGGTTTAATTATAGTGGTGTATTTACGTTTACCGCATTTACCTTGTTACTAAACTTTCTACTACTATGGTGGCTGATTCCAGAGATTCGCCAGTGGCGCAGTAAACCTACTAAGAGGAACATAAATGAATGA
- a CDS encoding SDR family oxidoreductase, which yields MSNRLDGKVAIVTGGSLGIGLAVAQKFVEEGAKVMITGRHADVGEKAAKSVGTPDVIQFFKHDATDEEGWNDLFDATEKAFGPVTTVVNNAGMAIAKSIENTTTAEWHQQLGVNLDGVFFGTRLGIQRMKNQNLGASIINMSSIEGLVGDPNLGAYNASKGAVRLMSKSAALDCSLKDYDVRVNTVHPGYIKTPLVDAQPGFETNMSQRTKTPMGHIGEPNDIAYICVYLASNESKFATGAEFTVDGGYTAQ from the coding sequence ATGTCAAATCGTTTAGATGGTAAAGTTGCAATCGTTACGGGTGGCTCATTGGGCATCGGTTTAGCCGTTGCCCAAAAGTTTGTTGAAGAAGGCGCAAAGGTGATGATTACTGGTCGCCACGCCGACGTTGGTGAAAAGGCTGCTAAGTCCGTTGGCACCCCTGATGTCATTCAATTCTTCAAGCATGACGCCACTGACGAAGAAGGCTGGAACGACTTATTTGATGCCACTGAAAAGGCTTTTGGCCCCGTTACCACGGTCGTTAACAACGCCGGGATGGCCATCGCCAAGAGCATCGAAAACACGACGACTGCCGAATGGCATCAACAATTAGGCGTTAACCTAGATGGTGTCTTCTTCGGTACCCGTTTGGGTATTCAACGGATGAAGAACCAGAACCTCGGCGCTTCCATCATCAACATGTCCTCCATTGAAGGTTTGGTTGGTGACCCTAACCTGGGTGCCTACAACGCCTCCAAGGGTGCTGTACGGTTGATGTCAAAATCTGCTGCTTTGGATTGCTCCTTGAAGGACTACGATGTTCGGGTCAACACCGTTCACCCTGGTTACATCAAGACGCCATTAGTTGACGCACAACCTGGTTTCGAAACGAACATGTCTCAACGGACCAAGACGCCAATGGGTCACATCGGTGAACCTAACGACATCGCCTACATCTGTGTTTACTTGGCTTCCAACGAATCCAAGTTCGCTACGGGTGCTGAATTCACTGTCGATGGCGGTTACACTGCCCAATAA
- a CDS encoding SDR family oxidoreductase — MANRLDGKVAIVTGGTLGIGLAVARKFVEEGAKVMITGRHADVGEKAAKSIGTPDVIQFFQQDVSEEASWNAVFDATEKAFGQVTTVVNNAGIGLTGPIESTTTADWHKLLSVNLDGVFFGTRLGIQRMKNKHLGASIINVSSIEGLVGDANAGSYNASKGAVRIMSKSAALDCAMNDYDVRVNTVHPGYIKTPMVEAVPEIEAAMSDRSKTPMGHLGEPDDIAYICIYLASNESKFATGAEFVVDGGYTAQ, encoded by the coding sequence ATGGCAAATCGTTTGGATGGAAAAGTTGCAATCGTAACTGGCGGAACGCTTGGAATTGGTTTAGCCGTTGCTCGTAAGTTTGTTGAAGAAGGCGCAAAGGTCATGATTACTGGCCGCCACGCTGACGTTGGTGAAAAGGCCGCCAAGTCCATTGGCACTCCTGACGTGATTCAGTTCTTCCAACAAGATGTTTCGGAAGAAGCCAGCTGGAACGCCGTTTTCGATGCAACTGAAAAAGCCTTCGGTCAAGTTACTACGGTGGTTAACAATGCTGGTATCGGTTTAACTGGCCCTATTGAAAGCACAACAACGGCAGACTGGCACAAATTACTCTCCGTTAACTTAGATGGTGTCTTCTTCGGTACCCGGTTAGGGATTCAACGGATGAAGAACAAGCATCTGGGTGCTTCCATCATTAATGTCTCCTCCATCGAAGGCTTAGTTGGAGACGCTAACGCCGGCTCCTATAACGCTTCTAAGGGGGCTGTGCGGATCATGTCCAAGTCAGCCGCTCTAGACTGTGCCATGAATGACTACGACGTCCGGGTCAACACGGTTCACCCTGGCTACATCAAGACGCCAATGGTCGAAGCCGTTCCTGAAATCGAAGCAGCTATGTCTGACCGTTCCAAGACGCCAATGGGCCACTTAGGTGAACCTGACGACATCGCTTACATCTGCATCTACTTGGCTTCTAACGAATCCAAGTTTGCTACCGGTGCTGAATTCGTTGTCGACGGTGGTTACACCGCCCAATAA
- a CDS encoding DUF1634 domain-containing protein produces the protein MESKKATANEMAQVETVIGRILQVGVIVSAIIMLIGLAMFLTTGYSGYEGEFVPRRMATILTGTWQLRPYAIMMLGVYCLILTPVLRVIVSIYAFYKERDHLYVAITTLVLFILIAALLIGVHG, from the coding sequence ATGGAATCAAAGAAAGCAACGGCTAATGAAATGGCTCAAGTTGAAACCGTTATTGGTCGAATTCTACAGGTTGGTGTAATTGTTTCAGCCATTATTATGTTGATTGGTTTAGCGATGTTTTTGACAACCGGTTATTCGGGCTATGAGGGAGAATTCGTTCCGCGGCGGATGGCCACGATTTTAACGGGAACCTGGCAATTGCGGCCGTATGCCATCATGATGTTAGGCGTGTACTGCTTGATTTTAACGCCCGTTTTACGGGTTATCGTTTCCATCTACGCGTTCTACAAAGAGCGAGATCACCTGTACGTGGCGATTACCACGTTAGTCTTATTCATTTTGATTGCCGCCCTCTTAATTGGGGTTCATGGCTAA
- a CDS encoding sulfite exporter TauE/SafE family protein: protein MIHTALIMLAVGIFAGIAGSILGIGGGMIITPILTLGMGLNIKYAIGASIIAVIATSSGSTIAYLRDNVLNLRVAMFLEIATTTGAIVGALLTGVLDPKYLYLLFGCLLVFSGWNMYRKLQRGQEVLQRVEPDKIAAKLKLNGSYYDKAEQKSIDYQVENVPAGFSVMFGAGVASGLLGIGSGAFKVMAMDTFMKMPLKPSSSTSNLMMGVTAAASATVYFFNGAILPGIAVPMALGILVGAVIGSRIMQVLPARWIRIVFIPIILYIGFQMLFKGLGVHF, encoded by the coding sequence ATGATTCATACAGCATTAATCATGTTAGCCGTGGGTATCTTTGCCGGGATTGCGGGATCAATCCTGGGAATTGGTGGCGGGATGATCATCACGCCAATCTTAACCCTAGGGATGGGGCTAAATATTAAATATGCAATTGGAGCCAGCATTATCGCGGTGATTGCGACGAGTTCGGGCTCAACTATCGCTTATTTACGGGACAATGTGTTGAACTTGCGGGTGGCCATGTTTTTGGAGATTGCGACCACCACAGGGGCCATCGTGGGCGCTTTGTTAACCGGGGTTTTGGACCCCAAGTACCTGTACCTGTTATTCGGGTGTCTATTGGTCTTCTCTGGGTGGAACATGTACCGGAAGTTACAGCGGGGACAAGAGGTTTTACAACGCGTGGAACCAGACAAGATTGCTGCCAAGCTTAAACTAAATGGCAGCTACTACGACAAGGCCGAACAGAAGAGTATTGATTACCAGGTTGAAAATGTACCGGCCGGTTTCTCCGTTATGTTCGGGGCCGGCGTAGCTAGTGGGCTCCTCGGAATTGGTTCCGGGGCGTTCAAGGTCATGGCGATGGATACCTTTATGAAGATGCCGTTGAAGCCTTCCAGCTCAACATCCAACTTGATGATGGGGGTTACGGCAGCGGCTAGTGCAACTGTGTACTTCTTCAATGGCGCCATTTTACCAGGAATTGCCGTGCCGATGGCTTTGGGGATTTTGGTCGGTGCCGTGATTGGGTCGCGGATCATGCAAGTCCTACCAGCTCGGTGGATTCGTATTGTGTTTATTCCCATTATTTTGTACATCGGTTTTCAAATGTTGTTTAAAGGATTGGGGGTTCACTTCTAA
- a CDS encoding LysR family transcriptional regulator, which yields MNFRQLEYFLAVANAGQITAAAQQLHMAQPPLSYQLKQLERELGVTLLNRSATGTTLTPAGQLLRDYAQQLVDLRDRADTQVRSLGQGLAGTLSVGVISSSIGATPNAKLRTLTRHYPKVQIRLFEDNTYGLIDRLAKHLIDVAIVRTPFTAPGLTSKELATESMVAVVPQKYDHFAAATLKVEDLESVPLIIYRRFEQLFETTFSQKGMAPFIACTCDDARTAVQWAEARMGVAIVPHSVAEQVSGPQTSVRLIRYQPWRTTLKLVWSAEITPSPLVQRFIDSY from the coding sequence GTGAATTTTCGCCAACTTGAATACTTTTTAGCAGTTGCGAATGCGGGCCAAATCACGGCAGCGGCTCAACAGTTGCATATGGCACAACCGCCGTTGAGTTACCAGCTGAAACAGCTTGAGCGTGAGCTGGGGGTTACGCTATTGAATCGTTCGGCAACGGGAACCACGTTGACCCCAGCCGGTCAACTGTTACGAGATTATGCGCAACAGTTGGTTGATTTGCGAGATCGGGCGGATACGCAGGTGCGCTCACTAGGCCAGGGCCTAGCGGGGACGTTATCCGTTGGCGTTATTTCGTCGTCAATCGGGGCAACGCCAAACGCTAAATTGCGGACGCTGACTCGGCATTACCCCAAGGTTCAGATTCGTTTGTTTGAGGACAACACTTATGGCCTAATCGACCGACTGGCGAAGCATCTGATTGACGTAGCCATTGTACGGACACCGTTCACGGCACCGGGGCTTACTAGCAAGGAGTTGGCTACGGAATCGATGGTGGCAGTTGTACCGCAAAAGTACGATCACTTTGCGGCGGCTACCCTGAAGGTGGAAGATCTTGAAAGTGTGCCGCTAATTATCTATCGGCGGTTTGAACAATTGTTTGAGACGACCTTTAGTCAGAAAGGGATGGCACCGTTCATTGCCTGTACCTGTGATGATGCTCGGACAGCCGTTCAGTGGGCTGAAGCCCGGATGGGGGTGGCCATCGTGCCACACTCAGTAGCTGAGCAGGTCAGTGGGCCACAGACCAGTGTCCGGCTAATTCGTTATCAGCCGTGGCGGACCACCTTGAAGCTAGTGTGGTCGGCAGAGATTACGCCGAGTCCACTGGTACAGCGGTTTATTGACAGTTATTAG
- a CDS encoding alpha/beta hydrolase gives MGHKWWHWVLGVLVILAVFVPSTAWMRQRTTHYRTQYKTALNPTIMVPGSSASQNRFDALIKELRKETKVRHSVLKVQVETNGRVTYTGSIRQGDNHPFIVIAFDNNQDGVTNINKQAKWLNIAFKDLVKTYHFNHFSAMGHSNGGLILSLFLEKYFGETQHVSIDRLMTIATPYNMESDSTTQQTTMLKELIAGRQKLPKKLTVYSVAGTENYSSDGTVPANSVNQGKYVFQNQVAHYTQITVTGDETSHSDLPQNKQIVLLIRQYLLQENLPADQRQQNQQAKRRALNGETTQP, from the coding sequence ATGGGGCATAAATGGTGGCATTGGGTATTGGGTGTTCTAGTAATTCTGGCCGTCTTTGTCCCCAGCACAGCTTGGATGCGGCAACGAACGACGCACTATCGTACTCAATATAAAACGGCACTGAATCCGACCATTATGGTACCAGGGTCTAGTGCTAGTCAGAATCGGTTTGATGCATTGATTAAGGAATTACGTAAAGAAACCAAGGTACGTCATAGTGTTTTGAAGGTTCAGGTGGAAACGAATGGTCGCGTTACTTACACGGGATCGATTCGTCAGGGAGATAATCATCCCTTCATCGTGATTGCCTTTGACAATAATCAGGATGGGGTCACGAACATTAATAAGCAGGCAAAGTGGCTAAATATTGCCTTTAAGGATCTAGTGAAGACTTATCATTTTAATCATTTCTCAGCGATGGGTCACTCTAACGGTGGATTGATTTTGAGTCTATTTTTAGAGAAGTACTTCGGGGAGACTCAGCACGTCAGTATCGACCGGTTGATGACGATTGCGACACCGTACAATATGGAATCCGATAGCACGACGCAACAGACAACCATGTTGAAAGAGTTGATTGCGGGCCGGCAAAAGTTACCGAAAAAACTGACGGTTTATTCCGTTGCGGGGACTGAAAACTATTCGAGTGATGGCACGGTTCCAGCTAATAGCGTGAACCAGGGAAAGTATGTGTTCCAAAATCAAGTGGCCCATTACACCCAAATCACAGTAACTGGGGATGAAACCAGTCACTCTGACTTGCCGCAGAATAAGCAAATTGTTTTATTGATTCGTCAGTACCTCCTGCAAGAGAATTTGCCGGCAGATCAGCGGCAGCAGAACCAACAGGCCAAGCGGCGAGCCTTGAACGGAGAAACGACGCAACCGTAA
- a CDS encoding PTS transporter subunit EIIC, protein MEQWRPLRRLWRFNQRVSRWRAARAIREALRIAYPFVLVMTLIDVIGQSFLASNGFFFQIYHVGDWLPGLDLWQQLIQVASTVINGVVAVIIAFTTGRYLAKTYRGDGQAIGVMSALAFLTLNVNYDALEQINRSTGEGMSKFMEPNLGPQGIFLGIVVGLCVGWFATHLMQWLTRWQLKHPRYQLSWTGRVAWPLTVVLIVTIGIGYGLSWLTAGGLNGLVYQGLSELVANPGHRGFVILGVTVLNNLLWWFGLIGPVSLAGNSAVTSLQNLAYAVQHGSGWGAPNPVTLHTLGDAYANFGGAGMTLALLIAIWIGSKQVSYRRIANQTFLPNLVNLNEPTLLGLPLLYNPVLLIPFIVAPAVNVGVAWAAITLKLVPPIVYPVPSTTPGPLIAFVGTGGDWRALALSLVCLSISVLVYLPFVRLLNGQGGANHGA, encoded by the coding sequence ATGGAACAGTGGCGACCTTTAAGGAGATTGTGGCGGTTCAATCAACGGGTGAGTCGATGGCGGGCGGCTCGCGCAATTAGAGAAGCCTTACGTATCGCTTATCCGTTTGTCTTAGTCATGACGTTGATCGACGTTATTGGTCAGAGCTTTCTAGCCAGTAACGGGTTCTTTTTTCAAATCTATCATGTGGGTGACTGGTTGCCCGGACTGGATTTGTGGCAACAACTAATTCAGGTTGCCAGTACCGTGATCAACGGCGTAGTGGCTGTGATTATTGCCTTCACTACCGGTCGCTATTTGGCCAAGACTTATCGTGGTGATGGCCAGGCTATTGGCGTCATGAGTGCGCTAGCTTTCTTAACGTTAAATGTGAACTATGACGCGTTAGAACAGATCAATCGCAGTACCGGTGAGGGCATGTCTAAATTCATGGAGCCCAACCTGGGACCACAAGGAATCTTCTTAGGTATCGTGGTCGGGCTGTGTGTGGGTTGGTTTGCCACGCACCTCATGCAGTGGTTAACGCGCTGGCAATTAAAGCACCCGCGCTACCAACTGTCGTGGACTGGTCGGGTTGCCTGGCCGTTGACCGTGGTGTTGATTGTCACCATTGGCATTGGTTATGGTTTGAGTTGGTTAACTGCTGGTGGATTAAACGGCTTGGTTTATCAGGGTCTGAGCGAACTGGTGGCTAATCCGGGGCATCGGGGGTTCGTCATTCTGGGCGTGACGGTCTTAAACAACCTGTTGTGGTGGTTCGGTTTGATTGGACCGGTCTCTTTGGCCGGTAACAGTGCGGTGACGTCACTTCAAAATTTAGCCTATGCGGTCCAGCACGGTTCCGGGTGGGGGGCGCCTAATCCAGTAACGCTCCATACTTTGGGCGACGCTTACGCCAACTTTGGGGGCGCGGGGATGACGCTGGCGCTACTGATTGCTATTTGGATCGGGTCCAAACAAGTCAGTTATCGGCGAATCGCCAACCAGACCTTTCTACCTAATTTAGTGAATTTGAATGAACCAACGCTGCTAGGATTGCCGTTACTTTATAATCCCGTGTTGTTGATTCCATTTATTGTGGCCCCAGCAGTTAACGTTGGGGTGGCTTGGGCGGCAATTACGCTCAAACTGGTACCGCCGATTGTCTATCCGGTGCCAAGTACGACGCCGGGGCCCCTAATTGCCTTCGTGGGGACCGGTGGTGATTGGCGGGCGTTGGCCTTAAGCTTGGTATGTTTGAGCATTTCTGTGCTGGTCTATTTGCCATTTGTTCGCTTATTAAACGGCCAAGGGGGTGCGAACCATGGGGCATAA
- a CDS encoding Txe/YoeB family addiction module toxin — protein sequence MNSLFTTNAWSDYLALQRADLGLLLRVNDLLTAIMENPTKGPGQPEALHGVFGGCWTRRIDARQRIIYRVEGQTVIVLSCRDHAA from the coding sequence ATGAATAGTTTGTTCACCACGAATGCGTGGTCCGATTATTTAGCCTTGCAACGGGCTGATTTGGGCTTATTACTACGAGTCAACGACTTACTGACTGCTATCATGGAGAACCCGACTAAGGGACCGGGACAACCGGAAGCCCTGCACGGCGTCTTTGGGGGATGCTGGACACGACGAATCGATGCACGTCAACGCATAATTTACCGTGTCGAAGGGCAAACGGTTATCGTGCTTTCCTGCCGAGATCACGCGGCGTAG
- a CDS encoding type II toxin-antitoxin system Phd/YefM family antitoxin, with protein sequence MNATTFARFRKEMKRFVDQVTDDYEAIIITRKNKRNAVLISVEEYNNLLESRYVLNKPENLAWLQESLIQVNAGKVATHTLLTEQEVAEQDE encoded by the coding sequence GTGAACGCAACAACTTTTGCACGTTTTCGTAAGGAAATGAAACGGTTCGTGGACCAAGTGACAGACGACTACGAAGCCATTATTATCACGCGTAAAAATAAGCGTAACGCGGTCTTGATTTCGGTTGAGGAGTATAACAATCTGTTGGAGAGTCGTTACGTCCTGAATAAGCCGGAAAATCTGGCCTGGTTGCAAGAATCTTTGATTCAGGTCAACGCCGGTAAGGTGGCAACACACACCTTACTGACTGAGCAGGAGGTGGCTGAACAGGATGAATAG